From Gemmatimonadaceae bacterium:
AATGTCGCGCTCCTCGTGATGGCCGTGCGCCGGTGCGCGCTCATGCTCGCTTCGTTATGGATTGTTGATGGTGATGTTCACGGGCGTCGAGGCACAGCCGGCGGTAGCCACTGCTGACGAACCCGGCACAAAGTCCCAGATGGACGCCGACAAGAGGTAGGTGCCGTTCGGAAGCGTTCGCGTGTTGATGCGCGACGTTACCTGACTCGTGGACCCGGCCGCGATGAACGGACTCTGTGTCAACGGGGAACCGGCTGCAGCCTGAATCGTCACATTCGCCGATCGCACGCCGGGCTGCGTGACGGCCGCCCCACCGATCACGACGTCGATCGAATCCCTGACTGCGCCGAGATTCGTCGGGATACCCGTTACCGCATTGTTGATCGAGACGATCGTCGGAAATCCGCACACGAACACGCTCGACGTTGCCGACACCGTCGGCGTCGACGCCGACTGCGCCGTCACGGTCGTCGTTCCGAATCCGCGTCCCGTGAGCGCGCCGGTCGAGGTCACCGTGGCGATCGACGAATTCGCCGTCGACCACACGAGAGTGGTATCGGCCCCGGGGTCGAACACCAAAGTCGCCGTGAGATTCTTGGTGACGTCGCCGCTCACCTTCATCCCGAGCGGAATGTCCGGGCCTTGTTTGATCACGATGCTCTTGACCGCCGCGGCGATGACAGTGACCGTCCCGGACCCGCTCTTCGACGCATCCGCCACCGACGTCGCCGTGATCGTCGCCGTGCCTGCCGCGACTCCCGTCACCACGCCGGTGCCGCTCACCGTCGCGACGCCCGCATTCGACGACGACCATTTCACCGACCGATCGACCCCCGTGTCGGCGTCGACGACGGCCGAGAAGGCAGTCGTTCCGCCGACTTGAATCGACGTGCTCGATGGCGTCACGATCACACTGCGGACCACTTTCGGCGAGCCGACCGACACCTGTGCCGTCGCGGTCTTCGTGGGATCACCGATTGCGATCGCCGTGATCGTCGCCGTCCCGGTTCCATTCGCCGTCACGGTACCCGTCGCATTCACGCCGGCGACGGAGGGGTTCGACGTCGTCCAGATCACTTGCTTGTTGAAGCCGCCGGTGACCGTGGCCGTGAAGGTCGTCGACGCTCCCGCGAGCAGCGATGTCGCGCCGCCGCTCACGACGACGCTCGTGATCGGCGGTGCCGTATCGCGCGCGAACGTTTGCGTGCCGATGTTGGTGCAGGCCGTGTTGAGCGCGGTCGCCGGTCCGCTGATCACCGTCAGCTCCGGATCGACGCTGCCCTGCGTGATGACGCGCTGGCATTCACCGCCTTGTGTCATCGCAACGAGGTTCGGGCTGCGCACCGAGCCGGTGAGGGCTGTCGCGGAGAACGCGGCATTGTTCACCGGCGAAAACGGTGTTCCCGCCGGCACCATGACGTACCACGTCCCCGACAACGACGCGCCCTGTTGCGCGATCACCAACCGCATGAAGATGCTTCCGGCGTTCGTCTGAATCCAGCTGCCGGTCAGGCTTCCGACGCGCACCGTGGTTCGTGCGGTCCCGGTCTTCGCTCCGGAGACGTGCACGGTGGCGGTAAACGTTCCTTCGCGCGTGTAGGTGTGCGTCGCCGTCAATCCGTTACCGGCAGGCGAGCCGTCGCCAAAGTCCCACGTGTAAATCGCGTCGGGGTCGCTGAAGGCGCCCGCCGCGAAGGTGAACGTCGTCACGCCGCTGATGCCTTTGCCGCCCGGACTCGCATCCGCGGTCGGCGCGACGATCGAGAGCGACGCACCCGGCGCCGCGGCGAT
This genomic window contains:
- a CDS encoding Ig-like domain-containing protein, which translates into the protein IAAAPGASLSIVAPTADASPGGKGISGVTTFTFAAGAFSDPDAIYTWDFGDGSPAGNGLTATHTYTREGTFTATVHVSGAKTGTARTTVRVGSLTGSWIQTNAGSIFMRLVIAQQGASLSGTWYVMVPAGTPFSPVNNAAFSATALTGSVRSPNLVAMTQGGECQRVITQGSVDPELTVISGPATALNTACTNIGTQTFARDTAPPITSVVVSGGATSLLAGASTTFTATVTGGFNKQVIWTTSNPSVAGVNATGTVTANGTGTATITAIAIGDPTKTATAQVSVGSPKVVRSVIVTPSSTSIQVGGTTAFSAVVDADTGVDRSVKWSSSNAGVATVSGTGVVTGVAAGTATITATSVADASKSGSGTVTVIAAAVKSIVIKQGPDIPLGMKVSGDVTKNLTATLVFDPGADTTLVWSTANSSIATVTSTGALTGRGFGTTTVTAQSASTPTVSATSSVFVCGFPTIVSINNAVTGIPTNLGAVRDSIDVVIGGAAVTQPGVRSANVTIQAAAGSPLTQSPFIAAGSTSQVTSRINTRTLPNGTYLLSASIWDFVPGSSAVATAGCASTPVNITINNP